From the Natrarchaeobaculum aegyptiacum genome, one window contains:
- a CDS encoding NAD(P)H-hydrate dehydratase has protein sequence MITGRRMAAVDANAAALGVPRKQLMESSGHAVARAVREVADPGSRVVIVAGRGNNGGDAFVTARFLDEYHVTTLLLGRAETIGTEIARENWDALEAADYDIREVTDSAGFELPEADVVVDAMLGTGISGDLREPAATAARAINAADATVVAVDVPSGFDADDGDHADNGVEADHVVTFHDAKPGLEDLEADVTVADIGIPSAAERFVGPGDVDLARPTGREGRPYVIGGGPYTGAPALAAAAALRAGAELSFVAAPEVVAREIQGYSEDLIVQPFDGEHLQPEQVEDLLETARTYDNVVVLGPGIGTEEKTLEAASRFLEGFSGRVVVDADALQVVPEVETEATLVCTPNRGELARMGGPDADDLRAVADDIEAFAADLGHVVLAKGADDVITDGERTRVSRSGTVGMKVGGTGDTLAGIVAALLEHAPPLEAASAAAQVNGLAGEQLAAEEGHGLLASDLADEIPRVLWDGGVSND, from the coding sequence ATGATCACAGGCAGGCGGATGGCTGCCGTCGACGCCAACGCGGCGGCACTCGGCGTCCCCCGAAAACAACTCATGGAGTCGAGCGGACACGCCGTCGCGCGGGCGGTTCGCGAGGTCGCCGACCCCGGCTCGAGGGTCGTGATCGTCGCCGGACGCGGGAACAACGGCGGCGACGCGTTCGTTACGGCTCGATTTCTCGACGAGTACCACGTGACGACGCTCCTGCTGGGCCGCGCCGAGACCATCGGCACCGAAATCGCCCGCGAGAACTGGGACGCACTCGAGGCCGCCGACTACGATATCCGCGAGGTGACCGACTCCGCGGGGTTCGAGCTACCCGAGGCCGACGTGGTCGTCGACGCGATGCTCGGGACGGGGATCAGCGGCGACCTGCGCGAACCCGCCGCGACCGCGGCTCGTGCGATCAACGCCGCCGACGCGACGGTCGTCGCCGTAGACGTTCCCTCGGGGTTCGACGCAGACGACGGTGACCACGCGGACAACGGCGTCGAGGCCGATCACGTGGTCACCTTCCACGACGCGAAACCCGGTCTCGAGGACCTCGAGGCCGACGTGACAGTCGCCGACATCGGCATTCCGTCGGCGGCCGAGCGGTTCGTCGGGCCGGGAGACGTCGACCTGGCGCGACCGACCGGACGCGAGGGCCGACCGTACGTGATCGGCGGCGGTCCCTACACGGGCGCGCCGGCGCTCGCCGCAGCGGCCGCGCTCCGGGCAGGGGCAGAACTTTCCTTCGTGGCCGCGCCCGAGGTCGTCGCCCGCGAGATTCAGGGCTACAGCGAGGACCTGATCGTCCAGCCGTTCGACGGGGAACACCTCCAGCCCGAACAGGTCGAGGACCTTCTCGAGACTGCCCGGACCTACGACAACGTCGTCGTGCTCGGCCCGGGGATCGGCACCGAGGAGAAGACCCTCGAGGCCGCGAGCCGGTTTCTCGAGGGCTTTTCCGGCCGCGTGGTCGTCGACGCGGACGCCCTGCAGGTGGTCCCCGAGGTCGAGACCGAGGCGACGCTGGTCTGTACGCCGAACCGGGGCGAACTCGCGCGGATGGGTGGACCCGACGCGGACGACCTCCGTGCAGTCGCCGACGATATCGAGGCGTTCGCGGCCGACCTTGGACACGTGGTCCTCGCAAAAGGCGCAGACGACGTGATTACCGACGGCGAGCGGACACGGGTTAGCCGCTCTGGAACCGTCGGCATGAAAGTCGGCGGGACGGGCGACACTCTCGCAGGAATCGTCGCGGCCCTGCTCGAGCACGCACCACCGCTCGAGGCTGCCTCGGCGGCCGCCCAGGTCAACGGACTCGCAGGCGAGCAACTGGCAGCCGAGGAGGGTCACGGCCTCCTCGCGTCTGACCTCGCGGACGAAATCCCCAGGGTGCTCTGGGACGGAGGGGTGAGCAATGACTGA
- a CDS encoding acylphosphatase encodes MADRTRAHVFVSGKVQGVYYRATTRDTAREAGVDGWVKNLADGRVEAVFEGPEDAVESMVEWCHEGSPAADVDDVEVEFEDPQGEDGFEIG; translated from the coding sequence ATGGCAGACCGTACCCGCGCACACGTCTTCGTCTCCGGGAAGGTACAGGGCGTCTACTACCGCGCGACGACTCGCGACACGGCTCGAGAGGCGGGCGTCGACGGCTGGGTGAAGAACCTCGCGGACGGTCGCGTCGAGGCGGTCTTCGAGGGCCCCGAAGACGCCGTCGAGTCGATGGTCGAGTGGTGTCACGAGGGGAGTCCGGCCGCAGACGTCGACGACGTCGAAGTCGAGTTCGAGGACCCACAGGGCGAAGACGGGTTCGAGATCGGGTAG
- a CDS encoding DNA-3-methyladenine glycosylase family protein codes for METGALSIADLSGGLDLYRTLESGQTYLWRRSDGAMYGGEPAPGGWYSTVVDDEVVRVRQHDGLLEWESTTDAAPLVRRLLRLDDDLEAIAAAAPDDSLVRESYGAHEGMRLVEDDPFGCLISFICSAQMRVSRIHGMVSTLASEYGDAVAFDGETYYAFPTPDQLAAATEAELRDLGLGYRAPYVVRTAEMVTDGEAHPAEARDLEYEAAREYLTQFVGVGDKVADCVLLFSLGFDEAVPLDTWIRSAIEEYYPDCDRGNYAETSRAIRERLGGEYAGYAQTYLFHHLRTGE; via the coding sequence ATGGAGACCGGCGCACTCTCGATTGCGGATCTCTCTGGCGGCCTCGACCTCTACCGGACCCTCGAGAGCGGCCAGACGTACCTGTGGCGACGCAGCGACGGCGCGATGTACGGTGGTGAACCAGCTCCCGGTGGGTGGTACTCGACGGTCGTCGACGACGAGGTCGTCCGGGTGCGTCAGCACGACGGCCTCCTCGAGTGGGAATCGACGACAGATGCCGCTCCACTGGTCCGCCGGCTGTTGCGCCTCGACGACGACCTCGAGGCCATCGCAGCGGCTGCTCCCGACGACTCACTGGTCCGGGAGAGCTATGGAGCTCACGAGGGGATGCGGCTGGTCGAGGACGACCCGTTCGGCTGCCTGATCTCCTTTATCTGCTCGGCACAGATGCGCGTCAGCCGAATCCACGGAATGGTGTCGACGCTCGCCAGCGAGTACGGCGACGCCGTCGCGTTCGACGGGGAGACCTACTACGCCTTCCCGACTCCCGACCAGCTCGCGGCGGCGACCGAGGCGGAACTCAGAGACCTCGGACTCGGCTATCGAGCACCCTACGTCGTCAGGACAGCTGAGATGGTCACCGACGGCGAAGCCCACCCGGCTGAAGCCCGGGACCTCGAGTACGAGGCGGCCCGGGAGTACCTCACCCAGTTCGTCGGCGTGGGCGACAAGGTCGCCGACTGCGTGTTGCTGTTCTCGCTGGGATTCGACGAGGCCGTTCCCCTCGATACCTGGATCAGGTCGGCGATCGAGGAGTACTACCCCGACTGCGACCGGGGGAACTACGCCGAGACCTCGCGCGCGATCCGCGAGCGACTCGGGGGCGAGTACGCCGGCTACGCCCAGACGTACCTTTTCCATCATCTTCGAACGGGTGAGTGA
- a CDS encoding DUF555 domain-containing protein has protein sequence MNCRVVVEAAVPVFDVETEDEAIRIAISKTGEMLNPDLNYVEINMGKRTSPSGEELPPAFIAADEALVALELEMTVFNVEREEHASRIARKEIGQRLENIPLEVKQVDVIEDEDDEDETATDDTDDEDEDLEFDDTESVDDVDDEGGSDDDEEILPEFEDLVE, from the coding sequence ATGAACTGCAGGGTTGTCGTCGAAGCAGCCGTGCCGGTGTTCGACGTTGAGACGGAAGACGAGGCGATCCGCATCGCCATCTCGAAGACCGGAGAGATGTTGAACCCTGACTTAAACTACGTCGAGATTAACATGGGCAAGCGTACCTCTCCATCGGGAGAGGAACTTCCCCCCGCGTTCATCGCCGCCGACGAAGCGCTCGTCGCACTCGAACTCGAGATGACCGTGTTCAACGTCGAACGCGAGGAACACGCCTCCCGCATCGCTCGCAAGGAGATCGGCCAGCGACTCGAGAATATCCCGCTCGAGGTCAAACAGGTCGACGTCATCGAAGACGAGGACGACGAAGACGAGACAGCGACCGACGACACGGACGACGAAGACGAGGACCTCGAGTTCGACGATACGGAATCGGTTGACGACGTCGACGACGAGGGTGGGAGTGACGACGACGAGGAGATTCTCCCCGAGTTCGAAGATCTGGTGGAGTAA
- a CDS encoding UPF0058 family protein, with protein MKKQELIHLHGLLAEVSNQCSEWENCQIDLEEYESLGIRPTSIHKSKTDHKAAVFALAGGITANMREGEQEAVAATAD; from the coding sequence ATGAAGAAGCAGGAGCTCATCCACCTTCACGGCCTTCTCGCCGAAGTATCGAACCAGTGTTCGGAGTGGGAAAACTGCCAGATCGACCTCGAAGAGTACGAATCGCTCGGAATTCGACCCACATCGATCCACAAATCGAAAACTGATCACAAAGCAGCTGTTTTCGCACTCGCTGGCGGCATCACGGCGAACATGCGCGAAGGTGAGCAGGAAGCCGTCGCCGCTACTGCCGACTGA
- a CDS encoding 30S ribosomal protein S8e, whose product MQDQGRSTRKRTGGRLTNVRKRRKNELGRLPTETEVGEPRFRTVDVRGNDTKTRALATNVASINAGDETVSAEIENVVENDANPNYVRRNIITKGAIIETSEGRARVTSRPGQTGQVNAVSLE is encoded by the coding sequence ATGCAAGACCAGGGACGCTCCACGCGCAAGCGTACCGGCGGCCGACTGACGAACGTCCGAAAGCGACGCAAGAACGAACTCGGTCGACTTCCGACCGAGACGGAAGTCGGCGAGCCCCGCTTCCGGACCGTCGACGTCCGCGGGAACGACACGAAGACCCGTGCCCTCGCGACGAACGTGGCAAGCATCAACGCCGGCGACGAGACCGTCTCCGCCGAGATCGAGAACGTCGTCGAAAACGACGCCAACCCCAACTACGTCCGCCGAAACATCATCACCAAGGGCGCGATCATCGAGACCTCCGAAGGTCGCGCACGCGTCACCTCCCGACCCGGCCAGACCGGTCAGGTCAACGCCGTCTCGCTCGAGTGA
- a CDS encoding MTH1187 family thiamine-binding protein, producing the protein MSVIALLSVAPVIEDSMAGEVAKAVDALEEYDVEYETNPMGTVIEAEEIGELFAAAQAAHEAVDADRVSTVLKIDDKRARETTGGEKVEAVAEELGRAPSSDTPSSDDR; encoded by the coding sequence ATGTCGGTAATCGCATTGCTGAGCGTTGCCCCGGTGATCGAGGACAGTATGGCCGGGGAGGTCGCAAAGGCCGTGGACGCACTCGAGGAATACGACGTCGAGTACGAGACGAATCCCATGGGAACGGTGATCGAGGCAGAAGAGATCGGTGAACTGTTCGCCGCAGCCCAGGCCGCCCACGAGGCCGTCGACGCCGACCGCGTCAGCACCGTGTTGAAGATCGACGACAAGCGAGCACGCGAGACGACCGGTGGAGAGAAAGTCGAAGCCGTCGCCGAAGAGCTGGGGCGAGCCCCGAGCAGTGACACGCCCTCGAGCGACGACCGCTGA
- a CDS encoding putative RNA uridine N3 methyltransferase, with protein sequence MTVSVLVPSSLTREAEDKREATRKLGYVARAATIFRADRLIVFPDRDGETGRFDGGFVETVLRYAATPPYLRNEAWDKRDELEYAGILPPLRATSQTGSESDGSGSTRQGIVTEVGPDHRVRVNCGLQHPISLNVPPEMALEEGERVTVRISSRRPVRAKLVDEPLPGLSVERTDLQAALGREDAGVRIASSRFGEQLTVGRLEPLAGRIERDGMTVAFGSPERGLPDILGIEASAIAASSSGDDDADPSAPGDGVEPTADPATGFDLWLNTVPDQGSEVVRTEEALFATLASLSLRA encoded by the coding sequence ATGACCGTCAGCGTGCTCGTGCCGTCGTCGCTCACCCGGGAAGCCGAGGACAAACGCGAGGCAACTCGCAAACTCGGATACGTCGCCCGCGCGGCGACGATCTTCCGGGCAGATCGCCTGATCGTCTTTCCCGACCGGGACGGCGAAACCGGGCGATTCGACGGCGGGTTCGTCGAAACCGTGTTGCGGTACGCCGCGACGCCCCCATACCTCCGCAACGAGGCGTGGGACAAGCGGGACGAACTGGAGTACGCGGGCATCCTGCCGCCGCTCCGCGCCACGTCACAGACCGGCTCCGAATCGGACGGTTCGGGGTCGACAAGACAAGGGATCGTGACCGAGGTCGGACCTGATCATCGCGTCCGGGTCAATTGCGGCTTGCAACACCCGATCTCCCTCAACGTGCCGCCAGAAATGGCGCTCGAGGAGGGAGAGCGCGTGACAGTCAGGATCTCTTCGCGACGACCGGTCCGGGCGAAACTCGTCGACGAGCCCCTCCCGGGGCTGTCGGTCGAGCGGACGGACCTCCAGGCAGCACTCGGCCGTGAGGACGCCGGCGTTCGAATCGCGTCGTCCCGATTCGGTGAGCAACTCACCGTCGGACGACTCGAGCCGCTGGCCGGACGCATCGAGCGAGACGGGATGACCGTCGCGTTCGGTTCGCCCGAGAGAGGACTGCCTGACATCCTCGGCATCGAGGCGTCGGCCATCGCGGCGTCGTCCAGCGGGGACGACGACGCAGACCCGTCGGCTCCCGGGGACGGAGTCGAACCCACAGCCGATCCGGCGACGGGGTTCGACCTCTGGCTGAACACGGTACCCGATCAGGGAAGCGAGGTCGTGCGAACGGAGGAGGCTCTGTTCGCCACCCTCGCGTCCCTCTCACTGAGAGCGTGA
- a CDS encoding 50S ribosomal protein L3, with amino-acid sequence MPQKNAPRKGSLGFGPRQRATSEVPRFNSWPDDDGQPTLQGFAGYKAGMTHVVMVDDTANSPTEGMETTVPVTIVETPPMRAVALRAYEETPYGMTPVTDVWTDEVDDDLERVLDTPGDDYDADAAADELRGHLEEGRVDDVRAITHTVPAEVPSVPKKKPDVMETRIGGGSVEERVDYGLELLEADGGAHVMNDVFRAGEYVDASGVTKGKGTQGPVKRWGVQKRKGKHARQGWRRRIGNLGPWNPSRVRSTVPQQGQTGYHQRTELNKRLVDIGDGDDATVDGGFVNYGEVDGPHALIKGSLPGPNKRLVRFRPAIRPGDQPRLDPEVRYVSTASNQG; translated from the coding sequence ATGCCACAGAAAAACGCACCACGCAAAGGCTCACTCGGGTTCGGCCCACGACAGCGTGCGACCAGCGAGGTCCCACGCTTCAACTCGTGGCCGGACGACGACGGACAGCCGACGCTACAGGGCTTCGCGGGCTACAAGGCCGGCATGACCCACGTCGTCATGGTCGACGATACCGCAAACTCGCCGACCGAGGGGATGGAGACGACCGTCCCCGTGACGATCGTGGAGACGCCGCCGATGCGCGCGGTCGCCCTGCGAGCGTACGAAGAAACGCCATACGGCATGACGCCGGTCACCGACGTCTGGACCGACGAGGTCGACGACGACCTCGAGCGCGTCCTCGACACCCCCGGTGATGACTACGACGCAGACGCCGCCGCGGACGAACTCCGTGGCCACCTCGAAGAGGGTCGCGTCGACGACGTTCGTGCCATCACGCACACGGTTCCCGCCGAGGTTCCCTCGGTGCCGAAGAAGAAACCGGACGTGATGGAGACGCGCATCGGCGGTGGATCCGTCGAAGAGCGCGTCGACTACGGCCTCGAGCTGCTCGAAGCCGACGGTGGGGCCCACGTCATGAACGACGTGTTCCGCGCCGGCGAGTACGTCGACGCAAGCGGCGTCACGAAAGGGAAAGGGACCCAGGGCCCCGTCAAGCGGTGGGGCGTCCAGAAGCGCAAGGGCAAACACGCCCGGCAGGGATGGCGCCGCCGCATCGGCAACCTCGGTCCCTGGAATCCGTCCCGCGTCCGGTCGACCGTGCCCCAGCAGGGTCAGACCGGCTATCACCAGCGGACGGAACTGAACAAGCGCCTCGTCGACATCGGCGACGGCGACGACGCGACGGTCGACGGCGGCTTCGTCAACTACGGCGAAGTCGACGGACCGCACGCGCTGATCAAGGGCTCGCTCCCCGGGCCGAACAAGCGCCTCGTGCGCTTCCGCCCGGCGATCCGACCCGGAGACCAGCCGCGCCTCGACCCCGAGGTCCGGTACGTCTCCACCGCATCCAACCAGGGCTAA
- the rpl4p gene encoding 50S ribosomal protein L4 encodes MEATVRDLDGDDAGTVELPSVFETDFRPDLIARAVRVAQANRKQDYGADEFAGMRTPAESFGSGRGMAHVPRQNGRGRRVPQTIKGRKAHPPKAEKDWSESINTKEKKLAVRSAIAATTDADLVADRGHEFDEDTDVPVVVDDEFESLEKTKEVVSFLEAAGLYADIERADDGRSVRSGQGKARGRKYKTPTSILFVTSSESGPSRAARNLAGADVVTAAEVNAEDLAPGTQPGRLTVWTESALEEVADR; translated from the coding sequence ATGGAAGCAACAGTACGAGACCTGGACGGCGACGACGCGGGCACGGTCGAGCTCCCGTCGGTCTTCGAGACCGACTTCCGGCCCGACCTGATCGCCCGCGCCGTGCGCGTCGCCCAGGCCAACCGAAAACAGGACTACGGTGCCGACGAGTTCGCCGGCATGCGAACGCCGGCCGAGTCGTTCGGTAGCGGCCGCGGGATGGCTCACGTCCCCCGACAGAACGGACGCGGTCGCCGCGTTCCCCAGACGATCAAGGGACGCAAGGCCCACCCGCCGAAAGCCGAAAAGGACTGGTCGGAATCGATCAACACGAAAGAGAAGAAACTGGCCGTCCGCAGCGCCATCGCTGCGACGACCGACGCCGACCTCGTCGCCGATCGCGGCCACGAGTTCGACGAGGACACGGACGTCCCCGTCGTCGTCGACGACGAGTTCGAATCCCTCGAGAAGACGAAGGAGGTCGTCTCCTTCCTCGAGGCTGCCGGCCTCTACGCCGACATCGAACGCGCAGACGACGGTCGGAGCGTCCGATCGGGCCAGGGGAAAGCCCGTGGCCGGAAGTACAAGACGCCGACGTCGATCCTCTTCGTGACCTCGAGCGAGAGCGGGCCGTCCCGCGCGGCACGAAACCTCGCCGGCGCGGACGTCGTGACGGCCGCAGAAGTCAACGCAGAGGACCTCGCACCCGGTACGCAGCCGGGTCGACTGACCGTCTGGACCGAAAGCGCACTCGAGGAGGTGGCAGACCGATGA
- a CDS encoding 50S ribosomal protein L23 — MSGIIEHPLVTEKAMNDMDFENKLQFLVNPDATKPEIAEAVEERFDVGVDNVNTQLTMKGKKKATVKLSEDDDAQEVASRIGVF; from the coding sequence ATGAGCGGAATCATCGAACACCCGCTGGTGACCGAGAAGGCGATGAACGACATGGACTTCGAGAACAAGCTCCAGTTCCTCGTCAACCCGGATGCCACCAAACCGGAGATCGCCGAGGCAGTCGAGGAGCGCTTCGACGTTGGCGTCGACAACGTCAACACGCAACTGACAATGAAGGGCAAAAAGAAGGCGACCGTCAAGCTGTCCGAAGACGACGACGCCCAGGAAGTCGCCTCGCGAATCGGGGTGTTCTAG
- a CDS encoding 50S ribosomal protein L2, giving the protein MGRRILGQRRGRGTPTFRAPSHRYKATLDHKKEGDDDVVRGEIVDIEHDPARSAPIAAVEFDDGEQRLVLAPEGVRVGEEIQVGVSAEIKPGNTLPLAEIPEGVPVCNVEANPGDGGKFARASGVNADLITHDRNAAVVQLPSGEVKRLDPQCRATIGVVAGGGRTEKPIVKAGNKYHKMRARGSKWPRVRGVAMNAVDHPFGGGGRQHPGKPKSVSRNAPPGRKVGDISSRRTGRGGNK; this is encoded by the coding sequence ATGGGACGACGCATTCTCGGACAGCGACGAGGGCGCGGCACACCCACGTTCCGCGCACCATCGCACCGCTACAAGGCCACACTCGACCACAAGAAAGAAGGCGACGACGACGTCGTCCGTGGCGAGATCGTCGACATCGAACACGACCCCGCGCGATCGGCGCCGATCGCCGCCGTCGAGTTCGACGACGGCGAGCAGCGCCTCGTCCTCGCACCCGAGGGCGTGCGCGTGGGCGAAGAAATTCAGGTCGGCGTCAGCGCCGAGATCAAGCCGGGCAACACGCTCCCGCTCGCGGAGATCCCGGAAGGGGTCCCGGTCTGTAACGTCGAGGCCAACCCGGGCGACGGCGGCAAGTTCGCCCGCGCCTCGGGCGTCAACGCGGACCTGATCACCCACGACCGCAACGCCGCGGTCGTCCAGCTGCCAAGCGGCGAGGTCAAGCGCCTCGATCCGCAGTGTCGCGCCACCATCGGCGTGGTCGCCGGTGGCGGCCGCACCGAGAAGCCGATCGTCAAGGCAGGGAACAAGTACCACAAGATGCGCGCCCGGGGCAGCAAGTGGCCCCGCGTCCGCGGTGTGGCGATGAACGCCGTCGACCACCCCTTCGGTGGCGGCGGTCGCCAGCACCCCGGCAAACCCAAGTCCGTCTCGCGGAACGCTCCGCCGGGACGGAAAGTGGGTGACATCTCCTCCCGACGAACCGGTCGAGGTGGAAACAAATGA
- a CDS encoding 30S ribosomal protein S19 — MSQEYRTGREGEEFTYRGYTVEELQDMELEEVAELLPARQRRTIERGLSVEHQKLLEKARDADEEQTANSPIRTHLRDMPVLPEFVGITFAVYTGQEFGRVKVEPEMIGHYLGEFQMTRSSVTHGQAGIGATRSSKFVPLK, encoded by the coding sequence ATGAGTCAGGAGTACAGAACCGGCCGCGAGGGTGAGGAGTTCACCTACCGCGGCTACACGGTCGAGGAGCTGCAGGATATGGAGCTCGAGGAAGTCGCGGAACTGTTGCCCGCTCGCCAGCGGCGAACCATCGAACGCGGTCTCTCCGTCGAACATCAGAAGCTCCTCGAGAAGGCTCGAGACGCCGACGAAGAGCAGACGGCGAACTCGCCGATTCGAACGCACCTGCGGGACATGCCCGTCCTGCCGGAGTTCGTCGGCATCACCTTCGCCGTCTACACCGGCCAGGAGTTCGGCCGCGTGAAAGTCGAACCGGAGATGATCGGCCACTACCTCGGCGAGTTCCAGATGACTCGCTCGTCTGTGACGCACGGACAGGCAGGTATCGGTGCGACCCGATCGTCGAAGTTCGTGCCACTGAAGTGA
- a CDS encoding 50S ribosomal protein L22 has protein sequence MGINYSVDADPDTTAKAMLRERPMSHKHSKEIARELRGRTVGDAQEYLEAVLAGERSIPFKSHNTGAGHRSDIDGWDAGKYPEKASEAFLDLLENVQSNAEHQGFEGESMEIVHLAAHKVGESVGRKPRAMGRATAWNTPEVDVEIVVEDVDDTYEEAADDDADLDDEDEEGDN, from the coding sequence ATGGGAATCAACTACTCAGTCGACGCGGACCCGGACACCACCGCCAAGGCGATGCTCCGGGAGCGTCCCATGAGCCACAAGCACAGCAAGGAGATCGCTCGCGAACTCCGCGGCCGAACCGTCGGCGACGCCCAGGAGTATCTCGAGGCCGTGCTGGCCGGCGAACGGTCCATTCCGTTCAAGTCCCACAACACCGGTGCCGGGCACCGCTCGGACATCGACGGCTGGGACGCTGGCAAGTACCCCGAAAAGGCCTCCGAGGCGTTCCTCGACTTGCTCGAGAACGTCCAGTCCAACGCAGAGCACCAGGGCTTCGAGGGCGAGTCGATGGAGATCGTTCACCTCGCCGCCCACAAGGTCGGCGAGTCGGTCGGTCGCAAGCCCCGCGCGATGGGGCGAGCGACGGCGTGGAACACGCCCGAAGTCGACGTCGAGATCGTCGTCGAGGACGTCGACGACACCTACGAGGAAGCGGCCGACGACGACGCGGACCTCGACGACGAGGACGAGGAGGGTGACAACTGA
- a CDS encoding 30S ribosomal protein S3 encodes MADEHQFIENGLQRSQIDEFFEEELGRAGYGGMDVAKTPMGTQIVLKAEKPGMVIGKGGENIRKVTTALEEKFDLEDPQIDVQEVNEPDLNARIVADRLANALERGWYFRKAGHTTIDRIMESGALGAEIVLSGKVTGARSRVEKFNRGYIKHNGEPAEEIVDEGQGVAVMKLGTIGVTVKIIPPNAELPDDFRIHDDADPEELVPDAVEANEAEGVEELLEGEPEEPEAAAAADEGEAAAAEEAVETDVDEEVVEEVIEEEVGDDEDVETPDESPIEEDLDELEEDVEAEAEELVAEMEADDDGDEEAEADDDESEDEEGDA; translated from the coding sequence ATGGCTGACGAACACCAATTCATCGAGAACGGCCTGCAACGGTCCCAGATCGACGAGTTCTTCGAGGAAGAACTCGGCCGTGCAGGCTACGGTGGTATGGACGTCGCCAAGACGCCGATGGGAACCCAGATCGTCCTCAAGGCAGAGAAGCCGGGGATGGTCATCGGCAAAGGCGGCGAGAACATCCGGAAAGTGACGACCGCCCTCGAGGAGAAATTCGACCTCGAGGACCCACAGATCGACGTGCAGGAGGTCAACGAACCCGACCTCAACGCACGCATCGTTGCGGATCGACTGGCCAACGCACTCGAGCGTGGCTGGTACTTCCGGAAGGCCGGACACACCACGATCGACCGGATCATGGAGTCAGGCGCGCTGGGTGCCGAGATCGTCCTCTCCGGGAAGGTCACGGGCGCCCGCTCGCGCGTAGAGAAGTTCAACCGCGGCTACATCAAGCACAACGGTGAGCCCGCCGAAGAGATCGTCGACGAGGGTCAGGGCGTCGCCGTCATGAAACTCGGCACGATCGGCGTGACGGTGAAGATCATCCCACCGAACGCCGAACTGCCAGACGACTTCCGCATCCACGACGACGCCGACCCAGAGGAACTCGTCCCCGACGCCGTCGAGGCCAACGAGGCCGAAGGCGTCGAAGAGTTGCTCGAGGGCGAGCCCGAAGAACCCGAGGCGGCTGCCGCCGCCGACGAGGGCGAAGCGGCCGCCGCCGAGGAGGCCGTCGAGACCGACGTCGACGAGGAAGTCGTCGAGGAGGTCATCGAAGAAGAGGTCGGGGACGACGAGGACGTCGAGACCCCCGACGAGTCGCCGATCGAAGAGGACCTCGACGAACTCGAGGAGGACGTCGAAGCGGAAGCCGAAGAACTCGTCGCTGAAATGGAAGCGGACGACGACGGGGACGAGGAGGCTGAAGCGGACGACGACGAATCCGAAGACGAGGAGGGTGATGCCTGA
- the rpmC gene encoding 50S ribosomal protein L29, with amino-acid sequence MAILHVEEIRDMTPAEREEELEELETELLNSQSVLAAGGAPENPGRIGELGRTIARIKTIQREEGDFEDDE; translated from the coding sequence ATGGCGATCCTTCACGTCGAGGAGATCCGCGACATGACGCCCGCAGAGCGCGAGGAGGAACTCGAGGAACTCGAGACTGAGTTGCTGAACTCGCAGTCCGTCCTCGCAGCCGGTGGTGCCCCGGAGAATCCGGGTCGCATCGGCGAACTCGGTCGCACCATCGCTCGGATCAAGACGATCCAGCGAGAAGAGGGCGACTTCGAGGACGACGAATAA
- a CDS encoding ribonuclease P protein component 1, producing the protein MPLTPETLPRHELIGLPVRVVESDDDGRVGLEGRVVRETAKTLDVELYGESRVVTVPKSGTVFEFAITDDAADFEKESGTAFKLADTQPDSSKSDESDRAGGDAAGYRGDDSDGDRCHVAGENVAYVTVDGSRLLSQPARRTETSGDSPWQ; encoded by the coding sequence ATGCCGCTGACACCCGAAACACTCCCCCGTCACGAACTCATCGGACTTCCCGTCCGCGTCGTCGAGAGTGACGACGACGGTCGGGTCGGTCTCGAGGGTCGCGTCGTCCGCGAGACGGCAAAGACCCTCGACGTCGAGCTGTACGGGGAGTCCCGGGTCGTCACGGTTCCAAAATCGGGCACAGTATTCGAGTTCGCGATCACAGATGACGCCGCCGACTTCGAGAAGGAGTCGGGGACTGCGTTCAAACTGGCCGACACTCAACCCGATTCGTCCAAATCGGACGAGTCGGACCGAGCCGGCGGCGACGCCGCCGGCTATCGTGGGGACGATTCCGATGGGGATCGTTGCCACGTCGCTGGCGAGAACGTAGCCTACGTTACGGTCGATGGATCACGACTGCTCTCACAACCTGCCCGACGAACCGAAACGTCAGGTGATTCACCATGGCAATAG